Proteins co-encoded in one Neoarius graeffei isolate fNeoGra1 chromosome 11, fNeoGra1.pri, whole genome shotgun sequence genomic window:
- the gjb3 gene encoding gap junction protein beta 3, producing MDWKTLQGLLSGVSKYSTAFGRIWLSVVFVFRVLVYVVAAERVWGDEQKDFDCNTKQPGCPNVCYDHFFPISHIRLWALQLIFVTCPSLLVVMHVKYRDERERKYRAKHGASAKLYDDTGKKHGGLWWTYLISLFAKTGIEVAFLYILHHIYNSFYLPRVVKCEGFPCPNVVDCYIGRPTEKKMFTYFMVGASAICIVLNICEIIYLLAKRISSCVKKMKNRRERAVPLYKPPCRDQDSNCTLPMQDLEQKLKYTPKARLGVPPLDYKTSVFMRASAPNLSVA from the coding sequence ATGGACTGGAAGACATTACAGGGCCTGCTCAGCGGAGTGAGCAAGTACTCAACGGCGTTCGGTCGCATCTGGCTCTCGGTGGTTTTTGTTTTCCGTGTCCTAGTGTATGTAGTGGCGGCAGAGCGAGTATGGGGCGACGAGCAGAAGGACTTCGACTGTAACACCAAGCAGCCAGGCTGCCCCAACGTATGCTATGACCACTTCTTCCCCATCTCACACATTCGTCTGTGGGCGCTGCAGCTCATTTTTGTCACGTGCCCATCACTCCTTGTGGTCATGCATGTCAAGTATCGGGATGAACGGGAACGCAAGTACCGTGCCAAACATGGTGCCAGTGCCAAGCTCTACGATGACACAGGCAAGAAGCATGGTGGCCTCTGGTGGACCTACCTAATCAGTCTCTTTGCCAAGACAGGTATTGAGGTTGCCTTTCTCTACATCCTCCACCATATCTACAATAGCTTTTACCTGCCGCGTGTTGTCAAGTGCGAAGGCTTCCCATGCCCCAACGTGGTGGACTGTTACATTGGCCGGCCCACTGAAAAGAAGATGTTCACCTACTTCATGGTGGGTGCCTCAGCCATCTGCATCGTCCTCAACATCTGTGAGATCATTTATCTTCTGGCCAAGCGCATCTCAAGCTGTGTCAAGAAGATGAAGAATCGTCGGGAGCGAGCTGTGCCTCTGTACAAACCTCCATGTCGGGACCAGGATAGCAACTGCACGCTGCCCatgcaagacctggagcagaaaCTAAAGTACACTCCCAAGGCCAGGCTGGGTGTCCCACCTTTAGATTACAAGACAAGTGTTTTCATGAGGGCTTCAGCTCCCAACCTTAGTGTTGCCTAA